One segment of Mycolicibacterium neworleansense DNA contains the following:
- the ectB gene encoding diaminobutyrate--2-oxoglutarate transaminase has product MLLATTAPLSESDLPDVFSSVESEVRSYCRGWPTVMNRAAGSWVTDTAGRTYIDFFAGAGALNYGHNNAALKEPLLEYLVSDGIVHSLDMATAAKQRFLESFERLILRPRGLDYKVQFPGPTGANSVESALKLARKVTGRESVISFTNAFHGMTLGALSVTGNSMKRAGAGIPLVHATPMPYDNYFGGVTEDFQWFERVLDDSGSGLNRPAAVIVETVQGEGGLNVARIEWLRALAELCRKRDILLIVDDVQMGCGRTGPFFSFEAAGIVPDIVTISKSVSGYGLPMALTLFRRDLDMWTPGEHNGTFRGHNPAFITATAAIETYWENGQFSAETVTKGELLRERLEEIAAAHDGVSARGRGMAQGLKFDEADLAGQVCRAAFDRGALMETSGPSDEVVKLLPPLTILSTELSEGLDILAESVAVTLA; this is encoded by the coding sequence TTGCTGCTCGCAACGACAGCGCCGTTGTCCGAATCTGACCTCCCCGACGTGTTCAGCTCGGTCGAGTCCGAGGTCCGCAGCTATTGCCGCGGCTGGCCCACCGTCATGAACCGCGCCGCGGGCTCCTGGGTGACCGACACCGCGGGACGCACCTACATCGACTTCTTCGCCGGCGCGGGCGCGCTGAACTACGGCCACAACAACGCCGCGCTGAAGGAGCCGTTGCTGGAATACCTTGTCTCCGACGGGATCGTGCACTCGCTGGACATGGCCACCGCGGCCAAGCAGCGTTTCCTGGAGAGCTTCGAGCGGCTCATCCTGCGGCCGCGTGGTCTGGACTACAAGGTGCAGTTCCCCGGGCCGACCGGTGCCAACTCGGTCGAATCCGCGCTCAAGCTGGCCAGGAAAGTGACTGGACGCGAGTCGGTTATCAGCTTTACCAACGCATTTCACGGCATGACACTGGGGGCGCTGTCGGTCACCGGCAACTCGATGAAGCGGGCCGGTGCGGGTATCCCGCTGGTGCACGCCACCCCGATGCCGTACGACAACTACTTCGGCGGGGTCACCGAGGACTTCCAGTGGTTCGAGCGCGTGCTCGACGATTCGGGCAGCGGGCTCAACCGCCCGGCCGCGGTGATCGTCGAAACCGTCCAGGGGGAGGGCGGTCTCAACGTCGCGCGCATCGAATGGCTGCGGGCGCTGGCCGAGTTGTGCCGCAAGCGCGACATCCTCCTGATCGTCGACGACGTCCAGATGGGGTGTGGCCGGACCGGGCCGTTCTTCAGCTTCGAGGCCGCCGGCATCGTGCCCGATATCGTCACGATATCCAAGTCGGTCAGTGGCTACGGCCTGCCGATGGCGCTCACTCTCTTCCGCCGCGACCTCGACATGTGGACGCCGGGGGAGCACAACGGCACGTTCCGTGGTCACAACCCAGCGTTCATCACCGCCACCGCGGCTATCGAGACCTATTGGGAGAACGGCCAATTCAGTGCCGAGACGGTCACCAAGGGGGAACTGCTCCGTGAGCGGCTGGAGGAGATCGCCGCGGCCCACGACGGCGTGAGTGCCCGTGGCCGCGGAATGGCGCAGGGCCTCAAGTTCGACGAGGCCGATCTGGCGGGACAGGTCTGCCGGGCCGCCTTCGACCGCGGTGCGCTGATGGAGACCAGCGGTCCGTCCGACGAGGTGGTCAAACTGCTGCCGCCGCTGACCATTCTCTCCACTGAATTGTCCGAGGGCCTCGACATTCTCGCCGAGTCCGTTGCCGTCACCCTGGCCTGA
- a CDS encoding ectoine synthase, with product MIVRTTAEITGTDRDVADGTWRSKRIILAGDGVGFSFHETTIEAGSVNEFHYQHHVEAVWVIEGTGTLTDLETGQQYPLADGTMYLLNDNDHHRVTCDEQLRMLCVFNPPVTGREVHDENGVYPAPQSVA from the coding sequence ATGATTGTCCGCACCACAGCTGAGATCACCGGAACCGACCGCGACGTCGCCGACGGCACCTGGCGCTCCAAGCGCATCATCCTGGCCGGCGACGGGGTGGGCTTCTCGTTCCACGAGACCACCATCGAGGCCGGATCGGTCAACGAATTCCATTACCAGCACCACGTCGAGGCCGTCTGGGTGATCGAGGGCACCGGCACTCTGACGGATCTGGAGACCGGGCAGCAGTACCCACTGGCCGACGGAACGATGTACCTGCTCAACGACAATGACCACCATCGGGTCACCTGCGACGAGCAGTTGCGCATGCTGTGTGTGTTCAACCCGCCCGTGACCGGCCGGGAAGTGCACGACGAGAACGGTGTCTACCCGGCGCCACAGTCGGTCGCATGA
- the thpD gene encoding ectoine hydroxylase, translated as MSEVVQHGIGGGSRPDSAAVEDRYPTRLDHAIEPIPRHEPVVWGTVADGPLSQHHLDGFSEYGYLVAPETVSDDWLPLLRHEIDRLAADLDDDDPRLIREPGGTIRSIFEPHLLSDLVAQLVRLDTVLPVARQLLGGDVYIHQARINLMPGFTGTGFYWHSDFETWHAEDGMPAIRAVSCSIALTENYPYNGSLMVIPGSHQTFYPCVGATPEDNHDTSLVAQNVGVPDQTTLTKAVDAHDIHQFTGPPGTALWFDANLLHGSGSNITPLPRSNVFLVFNSVDNALTDPFAAPRPRPEYLAARGAQAVT; from the coding sequence ATGAGCGAAGTCGTCCAGCACGGAATCGGCGGCGGATCGCGCCCGGACTCGGCTGCGGTCGAGGACCGGTACCCGACACGGCTCGACCATGCGATCGAGCCGATACCCCGTCACGAGCCCGTGGTGTGGGGCACCGTGGCCGACGGGCCGCTGAGCCAGCACCATCTGGACGGCTTCTCGGAGTACGGCTATCTGGTCGCGCCCGAGACGGTGTCCGATGACTGGCTTCCGCTGCTTCGGCACGAAATCGACCGGCTGGCAGCGGATCTGGACGATGACGACCCGCGGCTGATCCGCGAGCCGGGCGGCACGATCCGGTCGATCTTCGAACCGCATCTGTTGAGCGACCTGGTGGCCCAGCTGGTCCGGCTGGACACGGTGTTGCCGGTCGCGCGGCAGTTGCTCGGCGGCGATGTCTACATCCACCAGGCGCGGATCAACCTCATGCCCGGGTTCACCGGGACTGGGTTCTACTGGCATTCGGACTTCGAGACGTGGCATGCCGAGGACGGCATGCCGGCCATCCGCGCCGTCTCGTGCTCGATCGCCCTGACCGAGAACTATCCCTACAACGGGTCGCTCATGGTCATCCCCGGGTCGCACCAGACGTTCTATCCGTGCGTCGGCGCCACACCCGAGGACAACCACGACACCTCACTGGTGGCGCAGAACGTCGGGGTGCCCGATCAGACGACGCTGACCAAGGCCGTCGACGCCCATGACATCCACCAGTTCACCGGCCCGCCGGGGACCGCGCTGTGGTTCGACGCGAACCTGCTGCACGGTTCTGGGTCCAACATCACACCGCTGCCGCGGTCGAATGTCTTCCTGGTGTTCAACTCGGTCGACAACGCGCTGACCGACCCGTTCGCCGCGCCGCGGCCGCGACCCGAATACCTGGCGGCCCGGGGTGCACAGGCCGTCACCTAG
- the dop gene encoding depupylase/deamidase Dop, with protein MQRIIGTEVEYGISSPSDPTANPILTSTQAVLAYAAAAGIQRGKRTRWDYEVESPLRDARGFDLSRASGPAPIVDADEVGAANMILTNGARLYVDHAHPEYSAPECTDPMDAVIWDKAGERVMEAAARHVASVPGAAKLQLYKNNVDGKGASYGSHENYLMSRQTPFSAVIAGFTPFLVSRQVVTGSGRVGIGPSGDDPGFQLSQRADYIEVEVGLETTLKRGIINTRDEPHADADKYRRLHVIIGDANLAETSTYLKLGTSSLVLDLIEEGPQFGLDLSDLALARPVHAVHVISRDPSLRATVALADGREMTALALQRVYLDRVAKLVDIRDHDPRAAHVVETWAHVLDLLERDPMECAEILDWPAKLRLLEGFRQRENLGWQAPRLHLVDLQYSDVRLDKGLYNRLVARGSMKRLVTEQQVIDAVDNPPTDTRAYFRGECLRRFGSDIAAASWDSVIFDLGGDSLVRIPTLEPLRGSKAHVGALLDSVDSAAELVEQLTN; from the coding sequence ATGCAACGGATTATCGGAACAGAGGTCGAATACGGCATTTCCTCGCCCTCCGATCCGACCGCCAATCCGATCCTGACCTCGACTCAGGCGGTGCTGGCGTATGCGGCTGCCGCCGGCATCCAGCGTGGGAAGCGCACCCGGTGGGACTACGAGGTCGAGAGCCCGCTGCGCGACGCTCGCGGCTTCGACCTGTCCCGGGCCTCCGGACCGGCCCCGATCGTGGATGCCGACGAGGTCGGCGCGGCCAACATGATCCTCACCAACGGTGCCCGGCTGTACGTGGACCACGCTCATCCCGAGTACTCGGCCCCCGAGTGCACCGATCCGATGGACGCGGTGATCTGGGACAAGGCCGGCGAGCGCGTGATGGAGGCCGCCGCCCGCCACGTGGCCAGCGTGCCCGGGGCCGCCAAGCTGCAGCTCTACAAGAACAACGTGGACGGCAAGGGCGCCTCCTACGGGTCGCACGAGAACTACCTGATGAGTCGCCAGACCCCGTTCTCGGCGGTGATCGCCGGGTTCACACCGTTCCTGGTGTCCCGGCAGGTGGTGACCGGTTCCGGCCGGGTCGGCATCGGGCCCTCGGGGGACGATCCCGGCTTCCAGCTCTCCCAGCGGGCGGACTACATCGAGGTCGAGGTCGGCCTGGAGACCACGCTCAAGCGCGGCATCATCAACACCCGCGACGAGCCGCACGCCGACGCCGACAAGTACCGGCGCCTGCACGTCATCATCGGCGACGCCAACCTGGCCGAGACGTCGACCTACCTCAAGCTCGGAACCAGCTCCCTGGTGCTCGATCTGATCGAGGAGGGGCCGCAGTTCGGCCTGGATCTGTCCGATCTGGCATTGGCCCGGCCGGTGCACGCGGTCCACGTGATCAGCCGCGATCCCTCGCTGCGGGCCACGGTCGCGCTGGCCGACGGTCGTGAGATGACCGCCCTGGCGCTGCAGCGGGTGTATCTGGACCGGGTGGCCAAACTGGTCGACATCCGGGACCACGACCCCCGGGCCGCCCACGTCGTCGAGACCTGGGCCCATGTCCTGGACCTGCTCGAGCGCGACCCCATGGAATGCGCCGAGATCCTCGACTGGCCGGCCAAGCTGCGGTTGCTGGAGGGTTTCCGCCAGCGTGAGAACCTCGGCTGGCAGGCGCCGCGGCTGCACCTCGTCGATCTGCAGTACTCCGACGTCCGGCTGGACAAGGGCCTGTACAACCGGCTGGTCGCCCGCGGGTCGATGAAGCGCCTGGTCACCGAACAGCAGGTGATCGACGCCGTCGACAACCCGCCGACCGACACCCGCGCCTATTTCCGTGGTGAATGCCTGCGCCGCTTCGGTTCGGACATCGCCGCGGCCAGCTGGGACTCGGTGATCTTCGACCTCGGCGGCGATTCGCTCGTCCGGATTCCGACGCTGGAGCCGCTGCGCGGCAGCAAGGCCCATGTCGGCGCCCTGCTGGACTCGGTGGACAGCGCCGCCGAACTCGTCGAACAACTCACGAACTGA
- a CDS encoding ubiquitin-like protein Pup, producing MAQEQTKRGGGGGEDDDLPGASAAGQERREKLAEETDDLLDEIDDVLEENAEDFVRAYVQKGGQ from the coding sequence ATGGCTCAAGAGCAGACCAAGCGTGGCGGTGGCGGCGGCGAGGATGACGACCTCCCGGGCGCATCTGCCGCCGGCCAGGAGCGTCGCGAGAAGCTGGCCGAGGAGACCGACGATCTGCTCGATGAGATCGACGACGTGCTGGAAGAAAACGCGGAAGACTTCGTGCGCGCATACGTCCAAAAGGGCGGCCAGTGA
- the prcB gene encoding proteasome subunit beta: MDLSSFSELLRRQAPELLPVNRVTDGTINPTNAVPHGTTIVAIKYPGGVLIAGDRRSTQGNMIAGRDVQKVYITDDYTATGIAGTAAIAVEFARLYAVELEHYEKLEGVALTFRGKVNRLAIMVRGNLGAALQGFVALPLLVGFDVDAADAENAGRIVSFDAAGGWNIEEEGYQSVGSGSIFAKSSIKKLYPNVVDAESALQVAIESLYDAADDDSATGGPDLVRGIYPTAVTIGAEGAVEISEERIAELAREVIARRTRLGGEG; encoded by the coding sequence ATGGATCTGTCGTCGTTCTCTGAACTGCTGCGTCGACAGGCCCCCGAACTGCTCCCGGTCAACCGCGTCACCGACGGCACGATCAACCCGACCAACGCGGTGCCGCACGGGACGACCATCGTCGCGATCAAGTACCCGGGCGGCGTGCTGATCGCCGGTGACCGCCGCTCCACCCAGGGCAACATGATCGCCGGCCGCGACGTGCAGAAGGTGTACATCACCGACGACTACACCGCGACCGGCATCGCGGGCACCGCGGCCATCGCCGTCGAGTTCGCCCGGCTGTACGCCGTGGAGCTGGAGCACTACGAGAAGCTCGAAGGCGTCGCCCTGACCTTCCGCGGAAAGGTCAACCGGCTGGCCATCATGGTGCGCGGCAACCTCGGTGCGGCATTGCAGGGTTTCGTGGCGCTCCCGCTGTTGGTCGGCTTCGACGTCGATGCCGCCGATGCCGAGAACGCCGGCCGGATAGTGTCGTTCGACGCCGCAGGTGGCTGGAACATCGAGGAAGAGGGCTACCAGTCGGTGGGGTCCGGCTCGATCTTCGCCAAATCTTCGATCAAGAAGCTCTATCCGAACGTGGTCGACGCGGAATCGGCGCTGCAGGTGGCCATCGAGTCGCTCTACGACGCCGCCGACGACGACTCCGCAACCGGAGGACCCGATCTGGTGCGCGGCATCTATCCGACCGCGGTGACCATCGGTGCCGAGGGCGCCGTGGAGATCTCTGAGGAACGCATCGCTGAGCTGGCCCGCGAGGTCATCGCGCGCCGGACCCGGTTGGGCGGTGAGGGGTAA
- the prcA gene encoding proteasome subunit alpha, which produces MSFPYFISPEQAMRERSELARKGIARGRSVVALAYDSGVLFVAENPSRSLQKVSELYDRVGFAAVGRFNEFDNLRRGGIQFADTRGYAYDRRDVTGRQLANVYAQTLGTIFTEQAKPYEVELCVAEVAHYGETKAPELYRITYDGSIADEPHFVVMGGTTEPIIAALNDSYAENADLAAAVKIAVKALSASGNGSEPRTLGPATLEVAVLDATRPRRCFRRITGTALEALLPEPEPPASSE; this is translated from the coding sequence ATGAGTTTCCCGTACTTCATCTCGCCTGAACAGGCGATGCGTGAGCGTTCCGAGCTGGCGCGCAAGGGCATCGCCCGCGGGCGCAGCGTGGTGGCGCTGGCGTATGACAGCGGTGTGCTGTTCGTGGCGGAGAATCCGTCGCGGTCGCTGCAGAAGGTCAGCGAGCTCTACGACCGGGTCGGTTTCGCCGCCGTCGGTCGCTTCAACGAGTTCGACAACCTGCGGCGCGGTGGCATCCAGTTCGCCGACACCCGTGGCTACGCCTACGACCGCCGCGACGTGACGGGCCGTCAGCTGGCCAACGTCTACGCCCAGACCCTCGGCACGATCTTCACCGAGCAGGCCAAGCCGTACGAGGTGGAGCTGTGCGTGGCCGAAGTGGCGCACTACGGGGAGACGAAGGCGCCGGAGCTGTACCGCATCACCTATGACGGGTCGATCGCCGACGAGCCGCACTTTGTCGTGATGGGCGGCACCACCGAGCCGATCATCGCCGCGCTCAACGACTCGTACGCCGAGAACGCAGATCTGGCCGCCGCGGTCAAGATCGCGGTGAAGGCACTGAGCGCGAGCGGCAACGGTTCCGAGCCGCGCACACTCGGGCCGGCGACCTTGGAGGTGGCAGTGCTCGACGCCACCCGACCGCGTCGCTGCTTCCGCCGGATCACCGGCACCGCGCTGGAAGCCCTTCTGCCCGAACCGGAGCCACCGGCCTCGTCCGAGTAG
- a CDS encoding YqjF family protein produces MVEPVSPEAPMLTGARILHQNWVDVAFLHWSVDPRRIAHLYPEGTEPDTFDGLGYIGLVAFRMTGTGFGYGPGVLGSFLETNVRLYSADRTGRRGVVFLSLDTPRLDVVLGARAALGVRYRWAGMSYRRAGDRHTYTSEVRWPRTRASSHLEIEAGAVLIPGPFDHFLTARWGLHVAHGGRTWYVPNEHPAWSLRSAEVLGFEQSGLFASVGLGALCDGPPVHVAFSDGVPARFGMPVRARTPRR; encoded by the coding sequence GTGGTCGAGCCGGTCAGTCCCGAAGCGCCAATGCTGACCGGTGCCCGGATCCTTCATCAGAACTGGGTCGACGTCGCTTTTCTGCACTGGTCGGTCGATCCCCGGCGCATCGCCCACCTATATCCGGAGGGCACCGAGCCGGATACATTCGACGGTCTCGGCTACATCGGCCTGGTGGCCTTCCGGATGACCGGCACCGGATTCGGTTACGGCCCGGGCGTGCTGGGCAGTTTTCTCGAGACCAACGTGAGGTTGTATTCGGCCGACCGCACCGGGCGTCGCGGCGTCGTGTTCCTGAGCCTGGACACCCCCAGGCTCGACGTCGTGCTCGGCGCCCGCGCGGCGCTGGGGGTCCGTTACCGCTGGGCCGGCATGTCGTATCGCCGCGCCGGAGACCGTCATACCTATACCTCTGAGGTGCGCTGGCCGCGCACCCGGGCTTCCAGCCACCTCGAGATCGAAGCCGGAGCTGTCCTGATACCCGGACCGTTCGATCATTTCCTCACCGCGAGGTGGGGGTTGCATGTCGCCCACGGCGGGCGCACCTGGTATGTGCCCAACGAGCATCCGGCGTGGTCGTTGCGCTCCGCGGAGGTGCTCGGGTTCGAGCAGTCGGGGCTGTTCGCCTCGGTCGGCCTCGGTGCACTGTGCGATGGGCCGCCGGTGCACGTCGCGTTCAGCGACGGGGTGCCCGCCCGGTTCGGGATGCCGGTGCGGGCCCGCACTCCTAGGCGGTGA
- a CDS encoding SDR family NAD(P)-dependent oxidoreductase gives MTSTSSPAVVVLGAGPGLGMSVAQRFGAEGYRVALISRSSQRHPAYLAALAANGIEAAAYAADASEPDQLRAAVDAARARFGRIDVGYYGPAAFETAPSDDITELDVPGARAALDSVIPAVDFAGLLLPELRKRGSGGLLFAGGLSSVMPMPQLGGLALAAAALRNYAVTLHAALAPAGIYAGTLTIGGLIDRGDIHRAMSGSDEFAGVAIHTLNPDDLAGQIWQLYTNRSDAEAVVTA, from the coding sequence ATGACCTCAACTTCTTCTCCCGCCGTCGTCGTTCTGGGCGCGGGCCCCGGCCTCGGCATGTCCGTCGCCCAACGGTTCGGCGCCGAGGGGTACCGCGTGGCTCTGATCTCGCGTTCATCACAACGGCATCCGGCCTATCTGGCCGCGCTGGCCGCCAACGGCATCGAGGCGGCCGCTTATGCCGCCGACGCCTCCGAACCCGATCAGCTGCGTGCCGCGGTCGACGCGGCCCGCGCCCGGTTCGGCCGGATCGATGTCGGCTACTACGGTCCGGCCGCTTTCGAAACGGCACCCTCCGACGACATCACCGAACTGGACGTCCCAGGGGCGAGGGCGGCGCTCGACAGCGTCATACCCGCGGTCGACTTCGCCGGCCTGTTGCTTCCGGAACTGCGCAAACGCGGCAGCGGAGGGTTGCTGTTCGCCGGCGGCCTCAGCAGCGTCATGCCGATGCCCCAGCTCGGCGGGCTGGCATTGGCCGCGGCAGCGCTGCGCAACTACGCAGTCACCCTGCACGCCGCACTGGCGCCCGCCGGAATCTACGCCGGGACCCTCACCATCGGCGGTCTGATCGATCGCGGCGACATCCACCGGGCGATGTCCGGTTCCGACGAGTTCGCCGGCGTCGCCATCCACACGCTCAACCCCGACGATCTGGCCGGGCAGATCTGGCAGCTGTACACCAACCGCAGCGACGCCGAAGCCGTGGTCACCGCCTAG
- a CDS encoding TetR/AcrR family transcriptional regulator, whose translation MRADAVRNRDRLVAAAAELFCEHGVDVPLDEIARRAGVSIGTLYNHFPNRGALLDVVLSDRLAVIDRLAQQALGDADSWRGFTGFLNSLFAMQASDRGINDAVARNPVGAVDVAGECGRAGGLLEAVVGRARDAGVLRADFGADDLATLMWAMSKVIAMADGDDDVWRRHLGFVLDGLKSPDGGANQTRRSGQGEP comes from the coding sequence ATGAGGGCGGATGCGGTCCGGAATCGAGACCGCCTGGTGGCTGCCGCCGCCGAACTTTTCTGCGAGCACGGCGTCGACGTTCCACTCGACGAGATTGCGCGTCGGGCCGGCGTGAGCATCGGGACGCTCTACAACCACTTCCCGAACCGCGGGGCACTCCTGGATGTGGTGCTGTCCGATCGGTTGGCGGTGATCGACCGCTTGGCCCAGCAGGCGCTCGGCGATGCCGACTCGTGGCGGGGGTTCACCGGATTTCTCAACAGCCTGTTCGCGATGCAGGCATCCGATCGCGGCATCAACGACGCGGTGGCGCGCAATCCGGTCGGTGCCGTCGATGTCGCGGGGGAATGTGGCCGCGCCGGGGGACTGCTGGAGGCTGTCGTGGGGCGGGCCAGGGATGCCGGAGTGTTACGCGCCGACTTCGGCGCCGATGACCTGGCGACGTTGATGTGGGCGATGTCGAAGGTGATCGCGATGGCCGACGGCGACGATGACGTGTGGCGGCGTCACCTGGGCTTCGTGCTGGACGGACTGAAGAGTCCGGACGGCGGCGCGAACCAGACCCGACGGTCAGGCCAGGGCGAACCGTAG
- a CDS encoding baeRF11 domain-containing protein, which produces MTRYELPDVSDLIRLGEPHEHAITVYAETAPGPDEREKSLLTAKSAVDQALRTIRESGARHAVEQQLRSRWTEIAASDLWLSLSRSVAIFISDDFHEVYVLPNALEKQLQVGRYFDIGQLVRAVTTPQEAYALTLSADGWNLWRATASTRVEELELTGEYAVDVADATNRATVRDRGHVRRLVGDEGKKVLLDQYAKRVADAVDAELGRLDPAAERPLYLFATNPLLDMYRGLDHKRRIVPVPGAADQLRPDQIDGAIRESLPALNSEQASAWVDELGDEVSKGLVATDLGDIARAAAAGAVDTLVYNFTVDVLGRIEADTGALHYDDSGYDLLSRIAVMVLDRGGSTYAVRPDEITADIWNQTAAAKLRFALA; this is translated from the coding sequence ATGACCCGCTACGAGTTGCCTGATGTTTCCGACCTGATCCGCCTTGGCGAGCCCCACGAGCACGCCATCACCGTGTACGCGGAAACCGCACCAGGGCCGGACGAGCGGGAAAAGAGTCTGTTGACCGCGAAGAGCGCGGTGGACCAGGCCCTGCGCACGATCCGCGAGTCCGGGGCGCGGCATGCCGTCGAGCAACAATTGCGGTCCCGCTGGACAGAGATCGCCGCATCAGACCTGTGGCTGAGCCTTTCCCGTTCGGTGGCCATCTTCATCAGCGACGACTTCCACGAGGTCTACGTACTGCCCAACGCGCTCGAGAAACAGCTACAGGTGGGCAGGTACTTCGACATCGGCCAGTTGGTCCGCGCGGTCACCACACCGCAGGAGGCCTACGCCCTTACCCTCTCGGCCGATGGCTGGAACCTGTGGCGGGCCACCGCAAGCACGCGAGTCGAGGAACTGGAGCTCACCGGCGAGTATGCCGTCGACGTGGCCGACGCGACCAATCGCGCCACTGTGCGCGACCGCGGCCACGTACGCCGCCTGGTAGGCGACGAGGGCAAGAAAGTGCTGCTGGATCAGTACGCCAAGCGGGTCGCCGACGCGGTCGACGCCGAACTGGGCCGGTTGGACCCCGCCGCGGAACGGCCGCTGTATCTGTTCGCGACCAACCCGCTTCTCGATATGTACCGCGGACTCGATCACAAGCGCCGGATCGTGCCGGTGCCCGGTGCGGCCGACCAACTGCGGCCCGATCAGATCGACGGCGCCATCCGCGAGTCGCTGCCTGCCCTGAACTCCGAGCAGGCCAGCGCGTGGGTCGACGAATTGGGCGACGAAGTCAGCAAGGGACTGGTGGCCACCGACCTGGGCGACATCGCGCGGGCGGCGGCAGCCGGGGCGGTCGACACGCTGGTGTACAACTTCACCGTCGACGTTCTCGGCCGCATCGAGGCCGACACCGGAGCGCTGCACTACGACGACTCCGGCTACGATCTGCTGTCCCGCATCGCGGTGATGGTCCTCGACCGCGGCGGCAGCACATACGCCGTGCGCCCCGATGAGATCACCGCCGACATCTGGAACCAGACAGCAGCCGCGAAACTACGGTTCGCCCTGGCCTGA
- a CDS encoding nitrilase-related carbon-nitrogen hydrolase, translating into MITLTAAAPESLSRSTESTRPPLRVGLVQHRWRPDATELLRVLRDGIDRAAGAGAALVCLPEITLLRYPADTPAGPNPGGSAEDLTGGPTYALAAEAARANDVFVHASLYEKAPAADGLGFNTAILVAPSGELAGYTRKLHIPISAGYYEDTYFRPGPGPTAEGNPYPVYHPDGLGARVGLPTCWDEWFPEVARSYSLGGAEIVVYPTAIGSEPVFPAFDTQPLWQQVIVANGINSGLFMVVPNRIGDEGKVSFYGSSFISDPFGRVLVQAPRDEEAVLVADLDLDQRRDWLELFPFLLTRRPDTYAALTAPVDEAHPYGVGHEATAVVK; encoded by the coding sequence ATGATCACCCTCACCGCCGCCGCACCCGAGTCGCTGTCGCGCAGTACCGAGTCGACGCGCCCGCCGCTGCGGGTCGGGCTGGTGCAGCACCGGTGGCGACCCGATGCGACCGAACTGCTCAGGGTGCTGCGCGACGGTATCGACCGCGCGGCCGGTGCCGGTGCGGCGCTGGTCTGCCTTCCAGAGATCACCCTCCTGCGCTATCCCGCGGACACCCCGGCCGGACCCAACCCGGGCGGGTCCGCCGAGGATCTCACCGGTGGCCCCACCTATGCCCTCGCGGCCGAGGCGGCCCGGGCCAATGACGTCTTCGTGCACGCCTCGCTGTACGAAAAGGCGCCGGCAGCTGATGGATTGGGTTTCAACACAGCAATCCTGGTGGCCCCGTCGGGGGAGTTGGCCGGCTACACCCGCAAGCTGCACATCCCGATTTCGGCGGGTTACTACGAAGACACCTACTTCCGTCCGGGTCCGGGACCGACCGCCGAGGGCAACCCGTACCCCGTGTACCACCCGGACGGGCTGGGAGCCCGCGTCGGATTGCCGACCTGCTGGGACGAGTGGTTCCCCGAGGTGGCGCGCAGCTACTCACTCGGCGGGGCCGAGATCGTGGTCTACCCGACGGCGATCGGTTCGGAACCGGTATTCCCGGCTTTCGACACCCAACCACTGTGGCAGCAGGTCATCGTCGCCAACGGCATCAACAGCGGACTGTTCATGGTGGTGCCCAACCGAATCGGAGACGAGGGCAAGGTCAGTTTCTACGGCTCGTCGTTCATCTCCGATCCATTCGGCCGGGTGCTGGTGCAGGCGCCTCGTGACGAAGAAGCCGTGCTGGTCGCCGACCTGGATCTGGACCAGCGTCGGGACTGGCTCGAGCTCTTCCCGTTCCTGCTGACCCGTCGGCCGGACACCTACGCCGCGCTCACCGCGCCGGTCGATGAAGCGCATCCCTACGGCGTCGGCCACGAAGCCACGGCAGTGGTGAAATGA